Proteins co-encoded in one Puntigrus tetrazona isolate hp1 chromosome 20, ASM1883169v1, whole genome shotgun sequence genomic window:
- the mep1ba gene encoding meprin A subunit beta isoform X11: MASLHILLTLCVCATALCLPRSSLTEVDEDDGKDQDIFDINEAAGLDLEEGDILVNEPTSSLTEIDEGNGKDQDIFDINEAAGLDLVEGDILMNEPTSSLTGNTEIDVDNGKDQDIFDINEAAGLDLVEGDILIEEGEGRNTILGEEYRWPTTVPYVLDSSLEINAKGVILKAFEQYRLKTCIDFKAWDGEPNYIFAFKGSGCYSKVGNRQMGKQELSIGANCDRLGTVEHEFLHALGFWHEQSRSDRDDYVTIVWDQIQEGKEHNFNSYDETVSSSLGVPYDYGSVMHYSKTSFSKANKPTIVTKIPEFLDVIGQRLEFSDSDLLKLNRLYNCTTASTFLDTCHFEEPNICGMIQGDGGNAKWARVQTVEGGPQTDYTNLGQCQGVGFFMHFSTATGTQGDTAYLESRLFYPKRHSQCLQFYHYNSGGVDDQLNIWVREYTAENPTGALRLIQKISGGLQGSWEIYHVTLDVSDKFRVVFEGVKGRDTSKGGLSLDDINLSETQCPQYTWRIRDFTSLLATTPAGSKTYSPRFLSPDGYSFQIGLYINGLKDSPDKMAIYLHLTSGPNDDNLQWPCPWRQASMELMDQNPDIQHRMNNIRMITTDPAKTSTDSMGNVEYFWDDPRKVGSLVTDTDGSKFYRGPGSGTSSYITHDRLKSRSFIKGDDAIFLLSLEDVTGLLETQRRRPEIRDLRLEIDDTIGSSTATVAISVFLAATVFLGLSVAAMFYMRRRRLMERNREIEPERTDG; the protein is encoded by the exons ATGGCGTCTCTCCATATATTGCTGACTCTGTGTGTATGCGCCACAGCTCTGTGTTTG ccaAGATCTTCACTCACAG AGGTTGATGAGGACGATGGAAAAGACCaggatatttttgatataaatgaaG CGGCAGGACTTGATCTGGAGGAAGGAGACATTCTGGTGAATGAG CCAACATCTTCACTCACAG AGATTGATGAGGGTAATGGCAAAGACCAggatatatttgatataaatgaaG CGGCAGGACTTGACCTGGTGGAAGGAGACATTCTGATGAATGAG CCAACATCTTCACTCACAG GCAATACAGAGATTGATGTTGATAATGGAAAAGACCAAGATATATTTGATATCAATGAag CGGCAGGACTTGATCTGGTGGAAGGAGACATTCTGATAGAGGAg gGAGAAGGCAGAAACACTATTCTGGGTGAAGAGTATCGCTGGCCGACGACTGTACCGTACGTCCTAGACAGCAGCCTCG AAATCAATGCCAAAGGTGTGATACTGAAAGCATTTGAACAGTACAGACTCAAGACCTGTATTGACTTCAAAGCTTGGGATGGAGAGCCAAACTACATTTTCGCATTTAAAGGCAGTGG ATGTTACTCAAAGGTGGGGAATCGCCAAATGGGGAAACAAGAGCTTTCAATTGGTGCAAACTGCGATCGTTTAGGAACAGTGGAGCATGAGTTTCTGCATGCGCTGGGTTTCTGGCACGAGCAGTCCAGATCTGACAGAGACGACTACGTTACCATCGTGTGGGACCAGATTCAAGAGG GTAAAGAGCACAACTTTAATTCATATGATGAAACAGTGTCAAGCTCTCTCGGCGTGCCTTATGATTACGGTTCAGTCATGCACTACAGTAAGACATCCTTCAGCAAAGCCAACAAGCCAACCATTGTTACCAAAATACCAGAATTCTTGGATGTGATTGGTCAACGCTTGGAGTTTAGTGACAGTGACCTGCTCAAACTGAACCGGCTATACAATTGTA CTACAGCCTCAACTTTTCTGGACACTTGCCACTTTGAGGAGCCAAATATCTGTGGTATGATCCAGGGTGATGGTGGAAATGCCAAGTGGGCTCGTGTCCAAACAGTTGAGGGTGGTCCACAGACGGACTACACCAACCTGGGTCAATGTCAAG GGGTTGGGTTCTTCATGCATTTCAGCACAGCCACAGGAACCCAGGGTGACACTGCTTACCTGGAAAGTCGTCTCTTTTACCCTAAAAGACACTCCCAATGCCTGCAGTTCTATCACTACAACAGTGGGGGGGTTGATGACCAGCTGAACATCTGGGTTCGTGAATACACTGCTGAAAACCCCACTGGAGCCCTGAGACTCATTCAGAAGATCAGTG GTGGACTTCAAGGCTCCTGGGAAATATACCATGTTACACTAGATGTCTCTGATAAATTCAGAGTTGTGTTTGAAGGAGTTAAAGGAAGAGACACATCAAAGGGTGGTCTGTCTCTGGACGACATCAACCTCTCAGAGACCCAGTGTCCTCAATACACTTGGCGCATTCGTGATTTTACCAGTCTTCTCGCTACGACCCCTGCCGGTTCCAAAACCTACAGCCCGCGCTTCCTTTCCCCAGATGGTTACTCGTTTCAGATTGGTTTGTACATTAATGGCTTGAAGGATAGTCCAGATAAAATGGCAATCTACCTCCACCTGACCTCTGGACCCAATGATGACAACCTCCAATGGCCGTGTCCATGGCGTCAGGCATCCATGGAGCTGATGGACcagaatccagacatccaacaCCGCATGAACAACATTAGGATGATCACTACAGATCCAGCCAAGACCTCCACTGACT CCATGGGTAATGTCGAGTATTTCTGGGACGACCCACGAAAAGTAGGCAGTCTAGTCACTGACACAGATGGCAGTAAATTCTACCGGGGCCCCGGTTCTGGTACCAGCAGTTACATCACACATGATCGTCTGAAGAGTCGAAGCTTCATTAAAGGAGATGATGCCATCTTCCTCCTATCTCTTGAAg ATGTGACTGGACTTTTGGAGACTCAGAGGAGGAGACCAGAAATCAGAGACTTGCGATTAGAGATTGATGACACCATTGGAAGCTCTACAGCAACAGTGgcaataagtgtttttttggcAGCTACCGTATTCCTGGGTCTTTCTGTGGCCGCAATGTTCTACATGCGGAGGAGACGACTGATGGAAAGAAACCGAGAGATTGAACCAGAGAGGACGGATGGTT AA
- the mep1ba gene encoding meprin A subunit beta isoform X8, which yields MASLHILLTLCVCATALCLPRSSLTEVDEDDGKDQDIFDINEAAGLDLEEGDILVNEPTSSLTGDTDIEEDDGKDQDIFDINQAAGLDLVEGDILMNEPTSSLTGNTEIDVDNGKDQDIFDINEAAGLDLVEGDILIEEGEGRNTILGEEYRWPTTVPYVLDSSLEINAKGVILKAFEQYRLKTCIDFKAWDGEPNYIFAFKGSGCYSKVGNRQMGKQELSIGANCDRLGTVEHEFLHALGFWHEQSRSDRDDYVTIVWDQIQEGKEHNFNSYDETVSSSLGVPYDYGSVMHYSKTSFSKANKPTIVTKIPEFLDVIGQRLEFSDSDLLKLNRLYNCTTASTFLDTCHFEEPNICGMIQGDGGNAKWARVQTVEGGPQTDYTNLGQCQGVGFFMHFSTATGTQGDTAYLESRLFYPKRHSQCLQFYHYNSGGVDDQLNIWVREYTAENPTGALRLIQKISGGLQGSWEIYHVTLDVSDKFRVVFEGVKGRDTSKGGLSLDDINLSETQCPQYTWRIRDFTSLLATTPAGSKTYSPRFLSPDGYSFQIGLYINGLKDSPDKMAIYLHLTSGPNDDNLQWPCPWRQASMELMDQNPDIQHRMNNIRMITTDPAKTSTDSMGNVEYFWDDPRKVGSLVTDTDGSKFYRGPGSGTSSYITHDRLKSRSFIKGDDAIFLLSLEDVTGLLETQRRRPEIRDLRLEIDDTIGSSTATVAISVFLAATVFLGLSVAAMFYMRRRRLMERNREIEPERTDG from the exons ATGGCGTCTCTCCATATATTGCTGACTCTGTGTGTATGCGCCACAGCTCTGTGTTTG ccaAGATCTTCACTCACAG AGGTTGATGAGGACGATGGAAAAGACCaggatatttttgatataaatgaaG CGGCAGGACTTGATTTGGAGGAAGGAGACATTCTGGTGAATGAG ccaACATCTTCACTCACAG GCGATACAGATATTGAGGAGGATGATGGAAAAGACCAggatatatttgatataaatcaAG CGGCAGGACTTGACCTGGTGGAAGGAGACATTCTGATGAATGAG CCAACATCTTCACTCACAG GCAATACAGAGATTGATGTTGATAATGGAAAAGACCAAGATATATTTGATATCAATGAag CGGCAGGACTTGATCTGGTGGAAGGAGACATTCTGATAGAGGAg gGAGAAGGCAGAAACACTATTCTGGGTGAAGAGTATCGCTGGCCGACGACTGTACCGTACGTCCTAGACAGCAGCCTCG AAATCAATGCCAAAGGTGTGATACTGAAAGCATTTGAACAGTACAGACTCAAGACCTGTATTGACTTCAAAGCTTGGGATGGAGAGCCAAACTACATTTTCGCATTTAAAGGCAGTGG ATGTTACTCAAAGGTGGGGAATCGCCAAATGGGGAAACAAGAGCTTTCAATTGGTGCAAACTGCGATCGTTTAGGAACAGTGGAGCATGAGTTTCTGCATGCGCTGGGTTTCTGGCACGAGCAGTCCAGATCTGACAGAGACGACTACGTTACCATCGTGTGGGACCAGATTCAAGAGG GTAAAGAGCACAACTTTAATTCATATGATGAAACAGTGTCAAGCTCTCTCGGCGTGCCTTATGATTACGGTTCAGTCATGCACTACAGTAAGACATCCTTCAGCAAAGCCAACAAGCCAACCATTGTTACCAAAATACCAGAATTCTTGGATGTGATTGGTCAACGCTTGGAGTTTAGTGACAGTGACCTGCTCAAACTGAACCGGCTATACAATTGTA CTACAGCCTCAACTTTTCTGGACACTTGCCACTTTGAGGAGCCAAATATCTGTGGTATGATCCAGGGTGATGGTGGAAATGCCAAGTGGGCTCGTGTCCAAACAGTTGAGGGTGGTCCACAGACGGACTACACCAACCTGGGTCAATGTCAAG GGGTTGGGTTCTTCATGCATTTCAGCACAGCCACAGGAACCCAGGGTGACACTGCTTACCTGGAAAGTCGTCTCTTTTACCCTAAAAGACACTCCCAATGCCTGCAGTTCTATCACTACAACAGTGGGGGGGTTGATGACCAGCTGAACATCTGGGTTCGTGAATACACTGCTGAAAACCCCACTGGAGCCCTGAGACTCATTCAGAAGATCAGTG GTGGACTTCAAGGCTCCTGGGAAATATACCATGTTACACTAGATGTCTCTGATAAATTCAGAGTTGTGTTTGAAGGAGTTAAAGGAAGAGACACATCAAAGGGTGGTCTGTCTCTGGACGACATCAACCTCTCAGAGACCCAGTGTCCTCAATACACTTGGCGCATTCGTGATTTTACCAGTCTTCTCGCTACGACCCCTGCCGGTTCCAAAACCTACAGCCCGCGCTTCCTTTCCCCAGATGGTTACTCGTTTCAGATTGGTTTGTACATTAATGGCTTGAAGGATAGTCCAGATAAAATGGCAATCTACCTCCACCTGACCTCTGGACCCAATGATGACAACCTCCAATGGCCGTGTCCATGGCGTCAGGCATCCATGGAGCTGATGGACcagaatccagacatccaacaCCGCATGAACAACATTAGGATGATCACTACAGATCCAGCCAAGACCTCCACTGACT CCATGGGTAATGTCGAGTATTTCTGGGACGACCCACGAAAAGTAGGCAGTCTAGTCACTGACACAGATGGCAGTAAATTCTACCGGGGCCCCGGTTCTGGTACCAGCAGTTACATCACACATGATCGTCTGAAGAGTCGAAGCTTCATTAAAGGAGATGATGCCATCTTCCTCCTATCTCTTGAAg ATGTGACTGGACTTTTGGAGACTCAGAGGAGGAGACCAGAAATCAGAGACTTGCGATTAGAGATTGATGACACCATTGGAAGCTCTACAGCAACAGTGgcaataagtgtttttttggcAGCTACCGTATTCCTGGGTCTTTCTGTGGCCGCAATGTTCTACATGCGGAGGAGACGACTGATGGAAAGAAACCGAGAGATTGAACCAGAGAGGACGGATGGTT AA
- the mep1ba gene encoding meprin A subunit beta isoform X9, with translation MASLHILLTLCVCATALCLPRSSLTEVDEDDGKDQDIFDINEAAGLDLEEGDILVNEPTSSLTGDTDIEEDDGKDQDIFDINQAAGLDLVEGDILMNEPTSSLTGNTEIDVDNGKDQDIFDINEAAGLDLVEGDILIEEGEGRNTILGEEYRWPTTVPYVLDSSLEINAKGVILKAFEQYRLKTCIDFKAWDGEPNYIFAFKGSGCYSKVGNRQMGKQELSIGANCDRLGTVEHEFLHALGFWHEQSRSDRDDYVTIVWDQIQEGKEHNFNSYDETVSSSLGVPYDYGSVMHYSKTSFSKANKPTIVTKIPEFLDVIGQRLEFSDSDLLKLNRLYNCTTASTFLDTCHFEEPNICGMIQGDGGNAKWARVQTVEGGPQTDYTNLGQCQGVGFFMHFSTATGTQGDTAYLESRLFYPKRHSQCLQFYHYNSGGVDDQLNIWVREYTAENPTGALRLIQKISGGLQGSWEIYHVTLDVSDKFRVVFEGVKGRDTSKGGLSLDDINLSETQCPQYTWRIRDFTSLLATTPAGSKTYSPRFLSPDGYSFQIGLYINGLKDSPDKMAIYLHLTSGPNDDNLQWPCPWRQASMELMDQNPDIQHRMNNIRMITTDPAKTSTDSMGNVEYFWDDPRKVGSLVTDTDGSKFYRGPGSGTSSYITHDRLKSRSFIKGDDAIFLLSLEDVTGLLETQRRRPEIRDLRLEIDDTIGSSTATVAISVFLAATVFLGLSVAAMFYMRRRRLMERNREIEPERTDG, from the exons ATGGCGTCTCTCCATATATTGCTGACTCTGTGTGTATGCGCCACAGCTCTGTGTTTG ccaAGATCTTCACTCACAG AGGTTGATGAGGACGATGGAAAAGACCaggatatttttgatataaatgaaG CGGCAGGACTTGATCTGGAGGAAGGAGACATTCTGGTGAATGAG CCAACATCTTCACTCACAG GCGATACAGATATTGAGGAGGATGATGGAAAAGACCAggatatatttgatataaatcaAG CGGCAGGACTTGACCTGGTGGAAGGAGACATTCTGATGAATGAG CCAACATCTTCACTCACAG GCAATACAGAGATTGATGTTGATAATGGAAAAGACCAAGATATATTTGATATCAATGAag CGGCAGGACTTGATCTGGTGGAAGGAGACATTCTGATAGAGGAg gGAGAAGGCAGAAACACTATTCTGGGTGAAGAGTATCGCTGGCCGACGACTGTACCGTACGTCCTAGACAGCAGCCTCG AAATCAATGCCAAAGGTGTGATACTGAAAGCATTTGAACAGTACAGACTCAAGACCTGTATTGACTTCAAAGCTTGGGATGGAGAGCCAAACTACATTTTCGCATTTAAAGGCAGTGG ATGTTACTCAAAGGTGGGGAATCGCCAAATGGGGAAACAAGAGCTTTCAATTGGTGCAAACTGCGATCGTTTAGGAACAGTGGAGCATGAGTTTCTGCATGCGCTGGGTTTCTGGCACGAGCAGTCCAGATCTGACAGAGACGACTACGTTACCATCGTGTGGGACCAGATTCAAGAGG GTAAAGAGCACAACTTTAATTCATATGATGAAACAGTGTCAAGCTCTCTCGGCGTGCCTTATGATTACGGTTCAGTCATGCACTACAGTAAGACATCCTTCAGCAAAGCCAACAAGCCAACCATTGTTACCAAAATACCAGAATTCTTGGATGTGATTGGTCAACGCTTGGAGTTTAGTGACAGTGACCTGCTCAAACTGAACCGGCTATACAATTGTA CTACAGCCTCAACTTTTCTGGACACTTGCCACTTTGAGGAGCCAAATATCTGTGGTATGATCCAGGGTGATGGTGGAAATGCCAAGTGGGCTCGTGTCCAAACAGTTGAGGGTGGTCCACAGACGGACTACACCAACCTGGGTCAATGTCAAG GGGTTGGGTTCTTCATGCATTTCAGCACAGCCACAGGAACCCAGGGTGACACTGCTTACCTGGAAAGTCGTCTCTTTTACCCTAAAAGACACTCCCAATGCCTGCAGTTCTATCACTACAACAGTGGGGGGGTTGATGACCAGCTGAACATCTGGGTTCGTGAATACACTGCTGAAAACCCCACTGGAGCCCTGAGACTCATTCAGAAGATCAGTG GTGGACTTCAAGGCTCCTGGGAAATATACCATGTTACACTAGATGTCTCTGATAAATTCAGAGTTGTGTTTGAAGGAGTTAAAGGAAGAGACACATCAAAGGGTGGTCTGTCTCTGGACGACATCAACCTCTCAGAGACCCAGTGTCCTCAATACACTTGGCGCATTCGTGATTTTACCAGTCTTCTCGCTACGACCCCTGCCGGTTCCAAAACCTACAGCCCGCGCTTCCTTTCCCCAGATGGTTACTCGTTTCAGATTGGTTTGTACATTAATGGCTTGAAGGATAGTCCAGATAAAATGGCAATCTACCTCCACCTGACCTCTGGACCCAATGATGACAACCTCCAATGGCCGTGTCCATGGCGTCAGGCATCCATGGAGCTGATGGACcagaatccagacatccaacaCCGCATGAACAACATTAGGATGATCACTACAGATCCAGCCAAGACCTCCACTGACT CCATGGGTAATGTCGAGTATTTCTGGGACGACCCACGAAAAGTAGGCAGTCTAGTCACTGACACAGATGGCAGTAAATTCTACCGGGGCCCCGGTTCTGGTACCAGCAGTTACATCACACATGATCGTCTGAAGAGTCGAAGCTTCATTAAAGGAGATGATGCCATCTTCCTCCTATCTCTTGAAg ATGTGACTGGACTTTTGGAGACTCAGAGGAGGAGACCAGAAATCAGAGACTTGCGATTAGAGATTGATGACACCATTGGAAGCTCTACAGCAACAGTGgcaataagtgtttttttggcAGCTACCGTATTCCTGGGTCTTTCTGTGGCCGCAATGTTCTACATGCGGAGGAGACGACTGATGGAAAGAAACCGAGAGATTGAACCAGAGAGGACGGATGGTT AA
- the mep1ba gene encoding meprin A subunit beta isoform X10, whose amino-acid sequence MASLHILLTLCVCATALCLPRSSLTEVDEDDGKDQDIFDINEAAGLDLEEGDILVNEPTSSLTEIDEGNGKDQDIFDINEAAGLDLEEGDILVNEPTSSLTGNTEIDVDNGKDQDIFDINEAAGLDLVEGDILIEEGEGRNTILGEEYRWPTTVPYVLDSSLEINAKGVILKAFEQYRLKTCIDFKAWDGEPNYIFAFKGSGCYSKVGNRQMGKQELSIGANCDRLGTVEHEFLHALGFWHEQSRSDRDDYVTIVWDQIQEGKEHNFNSYDETVSSSLGVPYDYGSVMHYSKTSFSKANKPTIVTKIPEFLDVIGQRLEFSDSDLLKLNRLYNCTTASTFLDTCHFEEPNICGMIQGDGGNAKWARVQTVEGGPQTDYTNLGQCQGVGFFMHFSTATGTQGDTAYLESRLFYPKRHSQCLQFYHYNSGGVDDQLNIWVREYTAENPTGALRLIQKISGGLQGSWEIYHVTLDVSDKFRVVFEGVKGRDTSKGGLSLDDINLSETQCPQYTWRIRDFTSLLATTPAGSKTYSPRFLSPDGYSFQIGLYINGLKDSPDKMAIYLHLTSGPNDDNLQWPCPWRQASMELMDQNPDIQHRMNNIRMITTDPAKTSTDSMGNVEYFWDDPRKVGSLVTDTDGSKFYRGPGSGTSSYITHDRLKSRSFIKGDDAIFLLSLEDVTGLLETQRRRPEIRDLRLEIDDTIGSSTATVAISVFLAATVFLGLSVAAMFYMRRRRLMERNREIEPERTDG is encoded by the exons ATGGCGTCTCTCCATATATTGCTGACTCTGTGTGTATGCGCCACAGCTCTGTGTTTG ccaAGATCTTCACTCACAG AGGTTGATGAGGACGATGGAAAAGACCaggatatttttgatataaatgaaG CGGCAGGACTTGATCTGGAGGAAGGAGACATTCTGGTGAATGAG CCAACATCTTCACTCACAG AGATTGATGAGGGTAATGGCAAAGACCAggatatatttgatataaatgaaG CGGCAGGACTTGATTTGGAGGAAGGAGACATTCTGGTGAATGAG CCAACATCTTCACTCACAG GCAATACAGAGATTGATGTTGATAATGGAAAAGACCAAGATATATTTGATATCAATGAag CGGCAGGACTTGATCTGGTGGAAGGAGACATTCTGATAGAGGAg gGAGAAGGCAGAAACACTATTCTGGGTGAAGAGTATCGCTGGCCGACGACTGTACCGTACGTCCTAGACAGCAGCCTCG AAATCAATGCCAAAGGTGTGATACTGAAAGCATTTGAACAGTACAGACTCAAGACCTGTATTGACTTCAAAGCTTGGGATGGAGAGCCAAACTACATTTTCGCATTTAAAGGCAGTGG ATGTTACTCAAAGGTGGGGAATCGCCAAATGGGGAAACAAGAGCTTTCAATTGGTGCAAACTGCGATCGTTTAGGAACAGTGGAGCATGAGTTTCTGCATGCGCTGGGTTTCTGGCACGAGCAGTCCAGATCTGACAGAGACGACTACGTTACCATCGTGTGGGACCAGATTCAAGAGG GTAAAGAGCACAACTTTAATTCATATGATGAAACAGTGTCAAGCTCTCTCGGCGTGCCTTATGATTACGGTTCAGTCATGCACTACAGTAAGACATCCTTCAGCAAAGCCAACAAGCCAACCATTGTTACCAAAATACCAGAATTCTTGGATGTGATTGGTCAACGCTTGGAGTTTAGTGACAGTGACCTGCTCAAACTGAACCGGCTATACAATTGTA CTACAGCCTCAACTTTTCTGGACACTTGCCACTTTGAGGAGCCAAATATCTGTGGTATGATCCAGGGTGATGGTGGAAATGCCAAGTGGGCTCGTGTCCAAACAGTTGAGGGTGGTCCACAGACGGACTACACCAACCTGGGTCAATGTCAAG GGGTTGGGTTCTTCATGCATTTCAGCACAGCCACAGGAACCCAGGGTGACACTGCTTACCTGGAAAGTCGTCTCTTTTACCCTAAAAGACACTCCCAATGCCTGCAGTTCTATCACTACAACAGTGGGGGGGTTGATGACCAGCTGAACATCTGGGTTCGTGAATACACTGCTGAAAACCCCACTGGAGCCCTGAGACTCATTCAGAAGATCAGTG GTGGACTTCAAGGCTCCTGGGAAATATACCATGTTACACTAGATGTCTCTGATAAATTCAGAGTTGTGTTTGAAGGAGTTAAAGGAAGAGACACATCAAAGGGTGGTCTGTCTCTGGACGACATCAACCTCTCAGAGACCCAGTGTCCTCAATACACTTGGCGCATTCGTGATTTTACCAGTCTTCTCGCTACGACCCCTGCCGGTTCCAAAACCTACAGCCCGCGCTTCCTTTCCCCAGATGGTTACTCGTTTCAGATTGGTTTGTACATTAATGGCTTGAAGGATAGTCCAGATAAAATGGCAATCTACCTCCACCTGACCTCTGGACCCAATGATGACAACCTCCAATGGCCGTGTCCATGGCGTCAGGCATCCATGGAGCTGATGGACcagaatccagacatccaacaCCGCATGAACAACATTAGGATGATCACTACAGATCCAGCCAAGACCTCCACTGACT CCATGGGTAATGTCGAGTATTTCTGGGACGACCCACGAAAAGTAGGCAGTCTAGTCACTGACACAGATGGCAGTAAATTCTACCGGGGCCCCGGTTCTGGTACCAGCAGTTACATCACACATGATCGTCTGAAGAGTCGAAGCTTCATTAAAGGAGATGATGCCATCTTCCTCCTATCTCTTGAAg ATGTGACTGGACTTTTGGAGACTCAGAGGAGGAGACCAGAAATCAGAGACTTGCGATTAGAGATTGATGACACCATTGGAAGCTCTACAGCAACAGTGgcaataagtgtttttttggcAGCTACCGTATTCCTGGGTCTTTCTGTGGCCGCAATGTTCTACATGCGGAGGAGACGACTGATGGAAAGAAACCGAGAGATTGAACCAGAGAGGACGGATGGTT AA